In a genomic window of Myotis daubentonii chromosome X, mMyoDau2.1, whole genome shotgun sequence:
- the LOC132223847 gene encoding probable ubiquitin carboxyl-terminal hydrolase FAF-X isoform X8 has protein sequence MVPVRANPCPQVFSWLKMNSSLVLQTLAHQKPFGQSYEFLTLHTVKKYFLPIIEMVPQFLENLTDEELKKEAKNEAKNDALSMIIKSLKNLASRVPGQEETVKNLEIFRLKMILRLLQISSFNGKMNALNEVNKVISSVSYYTHRHGNPEEEEWLTAERMAEWIQQNNILSIVLRDSLHQPQYVEKLEKILRFVIKEKALTLQDLDNIWAAQAGKHEAIVKNVHDLLAKLAWDFSPEQLDHLFDCFKASWTNASKKQREKLLELIRRLAEDDKDGVMAHKVLNLLWNLAHSDDVPVDIMDLALSAHIKILDYSCSQLRHNVCVANRTREALFYNCESYIDLYKTLKSFKDRDTQKIQWIDRFIEELRTNDKWVIPALKQIREICSLFGEAPQNLSSSRFSQTQRSPHVFYRHDLINQLQHNHALVTLVAENLATYMESMRLYARDHEDYDPQTVRLGSRYSHVQEVQERLNFLRFLLKDGQLWLCAPQAKQIWKCLAENAVYLCDREACFKWYSKLMGDEPDLDPDINKDFFESNVLQLDPSLLTENGMKCFERFFKAVNCREGKLVAKRRAYMMDDLELIGLDYLWRVVIQSNDDIASRAIDLLKEIYTNLGPRLQVNQVVIHEDFIQSCFDRLKASYDTLCVLDGDKDSINCARQEAVRMVRVLTVLREYINECDSDYHEERTILPMSRAFRGKHLSFIVRFPNQGRQVDDLDVWSHTNDTIGSVRRCILNRIKANVAHTKIELFVGGELIDPADDRKLIGQLNLKDKSLITAKLTQISSNMPSSPDSSSDSSTGSPGNHGNHYSDGPNPEVESCLPGVIMSLHPRYISFLWQVADLGSSLNMPSLRDGARVLMKLMPPDSTTIEKLRAICLDHAKLGDSSLSPSLDSLFFGPSASQVLYLTEVVYALLMPAGAPLAEDSSDFQFHFLKSGGLPLVLSMLTRNNFLPNADMETRRGAYLNALKIAKLLLTAIGYGHVRAVAEAFQPGVEGVTPLTSVNQVTHDQAVVLQSALQSIPNPSSECMLRNVAIRLAQQVSDEASRSMPDVCVIRAIQKIIWASGCGALQLAFSPNEEITKIYEKSNVGNELDLEDEQVCCEALEVMTLCFALIPTALDALSKEKAWQTFIIDLLLHCHSKTVRQVAQEQFFLMCTRCCMGHRPLLFFITLLFTVLGSTARERAKHSGDYFTLLRHLLNYAYNSNINIPNAEVLLNNEIDWLKRIRDEVKRTGDTGVEETILEGHLGVTKELLAFQTPEKKYHIGCEKGGASLIKELIDDFIFPASNVYLQYMRNGELPAEQAIPVCSSPATINAGFELLVALAVGCVRNLKQIVESLTEMYYIGTAITTCEALTEWEYLPPVGPRPPKGFVGLKNAGATCYMNSVIQQLYMIPSIRNGILAIEGTGSDVDDDMSGDEKQDNESNVDPRDDVFGYPQQFEDKPALSKTEDRKEYNIGVLRHLQVIFGHLAASRLQYYVPRGFWKQFRLWGEPVNLREQHDALEFFNSLVDSLDEALKALGHPAMLSKVLGGSFADQKICQGCPHRYECEESFTTLNVDIRNHQNLLDSLEQYVKGDLLEGANAYHCEKCNKKVDTVKRLLIKKLPPVLAIQLKRFDYDWERECAIKFNDYFEFPRELDMEPYTVAGVAKLEGDNVNPESQLIQQNEQSEGEAAGSTKYRLVGVLVHSGQASGGHYYSYIIQRNGVDGERNRWYKFDDGDVTECKMDDDEEMKNQCFGGEYMGEVFDHMMKRMSYRRQKRWWNAYILFYERLDTIDQGDELIRYISELAVTSRPHQIVMPSAIERSVRKQNVQFMHNRMQYSLEYFQFMKKLLTCNGVYLNPPPGQDHLLPEAEEITMISIQLAARFLFTTGFHTKKVVRGSASDWYDALCILLRHSKNVRFWFAHNVLFNVSNRFSEYLLECPSAEVRGAFAKLIVFIAHFSLQDGPCPSPFASPGPSSQAYDNLSLSDHLLRAVLNLLRREVSEHGRHLQQYFNLFVMYANLGVAEKTQLLKLSVPATFMLVSLDEGPGPPIKYQYAELGKLYSVVSQLIRCCNVSSRMQSSINGNPPLPNPFGDPNLSQPIMPIQQNVADILFVRTSYVKKIIEDCSNSEETVKLLRFCCWENPQFSSTVLSELLWQVAYSYTYELRPYLDLLLQILLIEDSWQTHRIHNALKGIPDDRDGLFDTIQRSKNHYQKRAYQCIKCMVALFSNCPVAYQILQGNGDLKRKWTWAVEWLGDELERRPYTGNPQYTYNNWSPPVQSNETSNGYFLERSHSARMTLAKACELCPEEVNKATSVQQIGMEEAKEPDDQDAPDEHESPPPEDAPLYPHSPGSQYQQNNHVHGQPYTGPAAHHMNNPQRAGQRAQENYEGSEEVSPPQTKDQ, from the exons GAATGGATACAGCAGAACAACATCTTATCCATCGTCTTGCGAGACAGCCTGCACCAGCCACAGTACGTGGAGAAGCTGGAGAAGATTCTTCGTTTCGTCATCAAAGAAAAGGCTCTGACCTTACAAGACCTTGATAATATCTGGGCAGCACAG GCGGGGAAGCACGAGGCCATTGTGAAGAATGTACATGATTTACTGGCAAAGTTGGCCTGGGATTTTTCTCCTGAACAACTCGATCATCTCTTTGATTGCTTTAAG GCGAGTTGGACAAATGCAAGTAAAAAGCAGCGGGAGAAGCTGCTGGAGCTGATTCGTCGTCTTGCGGAGGATGACAAGGACGGTGTGATGGCGCACAAGGTGCTGAACCTCCTGTGGAACCTGGCCCACAGCGACGACGTGCCTGTGGACATCATGGACCTGGCCCTCAGCGCCCACATCAAAATACTCGATTACAGCTGCTCCCAG TTACGGCATAATGTTTGTGTTGCTAATCGTACAAGAGAAGCTCTGTTTTATAATTGTGAAAGCTATATTGACCTGTATAAAACATTGAAATCGTTTAAGGACCGTGACACACAGAAGATCCAGTGGATAGATCGCTTTATAGAAGAACTTCGTACAAATGACAAATGGGTCATCCCCGCTCTGAAACAAATTAGAGAAATTTGTAGTTTGTTTGGGGAGGCACCTCAGAATTTGAG TTCTTCTCGTTTCAGTCAAACTCAGCGAAGTCCCCATGTATTTTATCGCCATGACTTAATCAATCAACTTCAGCACAATCATGCCCTAGTTACTTTGGTAGCAGAAAATCTTGCAACTTACATGGAAAGCATGAGACTGTATGCTAGAG ACCATGAGGACTACGACCCACAAACTGTAAGGCTGGGAAGTAGATACAGCCACGTTCAAGAAGTCCAAGAGCGACTGAACTTCCTGAG ATTCTTGCTGAAGGACGGCCAGCTGTGGCTGTGTGCCCCGCAGGCGAAGCAGATCTGGAAGTGCCTGGCCGAGAACGCTGTGTACCTGTGCGACCGCGAGGCCTGTTTCAAGTGGTACTCCAAGCTGATGGGGGATGAGCCAGACTTGGACCCTGACATCAACAAGGACTTCTTCGAAAGCAACGTGCTCCAGCTCGACCCTTCCCTCCTAACGGAAAACGGCATGAAATGTTTTGAGCGATTCTTCAAAGCTGTGAATTGTCGAGAAGGAAAACTGGTAGCAAAGAGGAGAGCGTACATGATGGATGACCTGGAGTTGATAGGGTTAGACTACCTTTGGCGG GTTGTGATTCAGAGCAATGACGATATTGCCAGCAGAGCTATAGATCTCCTTAAAGAGATATACACAAACCTGGGGCCAAGGCTACAGGTCAATCAG GTGGTGATCCATGAAGACTTCATTCAGTCTTGCTTTGATCGTTTGAAAGCCTCCTATGACACGCTGTGTGTGTTGGATGGTGACAAGGACAGTATTAATTGTGCAAGACAGGAAGCTGTTCGGATGGTTCGAGTGCTAACCGTGCTGAGGGAGTACATAAATGAGTGCGACAGCGATTACCACGAGGAAAGAACAATTCTGCCCATGTCAAG AGCTTTCCGTGGTAAACACCTCTCTTTTATAGTCCGGTTTCCGAACCAGGGCAGACAGGTTGATGACCTGGACGTGTGGTCCCACACAAATGACACGATCGGTTCCGTGCGGCGGTGCATTCTCAATCGCATTAAAGCCAACGTAGCCCATACAAAAATAGAGCTCTTCGTGGGCGGGGAACTGATAGATCCTGCAGATGATAGAAAGTTGATTGGACAATTGAACTTAAAGGATAAATCA CTAATTACAGCCAAGCTTACACAAATAAGTTCCAATATGCCTTCGAGCCCTGATAGCTCTTCTGATTCCTCAACTGGATCTCCTGGAAACCATGGTAACCATTACAGCGATGGGCCCAACCCAGAAGTGGAAAGCTGTTTGCCCGGGGTG ATAATGTCACTGCATCCCAGATACATCTCTTTCCTTTGGCAAGTTGCAGACTTAGGTAGCAGCCTAAATATGCCATCTCTTAGAGATGGTGCAAGAGTGCTTATGAAACTTATGCCACCAG ATAGCACAACAATAGAAAAACTGAGAGCGATTTGCTTAGACCACGCGAAGCTTGGAGACAGCAGCCTTAGCCCATCTCTTGACTCGCTTTTCTTTGGTCCTTCCGCTTCCCAAGTGCTATACCTGACAGAG GTGGTCTATGCCTTGCTCATGCCTGCTGGTGCGCCTCTGGCTGAAGACTCCTCTGATTTCCAGTTTCACTTCTTGAAAAGCGGTGGCCTGCCCCTAGTCCTGAGTATGCTGACCAGAAACAACTTCCTGCCCAATGCAGACATGGAAACTCGCAGGGGTGCCTACCTCAATGCTCTGAAAATAGCCAAGCTGTTGCTGACTGCCATTGGCTACGGCCACGTTCGCGCTGTGGCAGAAGCGTTTCAGCCGGGTGTAGAAGGCGTGACTCCTTTGACATCG GTCAACCAAGTCACGCACGACCAGGCCGTGGTGCTGCAGAGCGCGCTGCAGAGCATCCCGAACCCATCGTCTGAGTGCATGCTCAGGAATGTGGCCATCCGCCTGGCCCAGCAGGTCTCCGACGAG GCTTCAAGATCCATGCCTGATGTCTGCGTGATCAGAGCCATTCAGAAAATCATCTGGGCCTCCGGGTGTGGGGCCCTACAGCTGGCATTTAGCCCGAATGAAGAAATCACTAAAATTTATGAGAAG TCCAACGTGGGCAACGAGCTGGACTTGGAAGATGAGCAGGTTTGCTGCGAAGCGTTGGAAGTGATGACGCTGTGTTTTGCCTTGATTCCAACGGCCTTAGATGCTCTTAGCAAAGAAAAGGCTTGGCAGACGTTCATTATTGACTTACTGTTGCACTGTCACAGCAA AACTGTCCGCCAGGTGGCGCAGGAGCAGTTCTTCCTGATGTGCACCAGGTGTTGCATGGGCCACAGGCCTCTGCTTTTCTTCATCACGCTGCTCTTCACTGTTTTGGGG AGCACAGCCAGGGAGAGAGCTAAACACTCGGGTGACTACTTCACTCTACTGAGGCACCTTCTGAATTATGCTTACAACAGTAACATTAATATACCCAACGCCGAAGTTCTTCTCAACAATGAAATCGATTGGCTGAAGAGAATTAGG GATGAAGTTAAGAGAACAGGTGACACAGGTGTTGAGGAGACGATCTTGGAAGGCCACCTGGGGGTAACAAAAGAGCTGCTGGCCTTTCAAACCCCGGAGAAAAAGTACCATATTGGTTGTGAAAAGGGAGGTGCTAGCCTCATTAAA GAATTAATTGATGACTTCATCTTCCCTGCATCCAATGTGTACCTGCAGTACATGAGGAACGGAGAGCTGCCCGCTGAGCAGGCCATCCCCGTCTGCAGCTCACCAGCTACCATCAACGCTGGTTTTGAGTTACTTGTAGCATTAGCTGTTGGCTGTGTGAGGAATCTCAAGCAGATAGTAGAGTCTTTGACTGAAATGTATTATATTGGCACAGCAATAACTA cGTGTGAAGCACTTACTGAGTGGGAATATCTGCCCCCTGTGGGACCCCGCCCTCCCAAAGGCTTTGTGGGGCTGAAAAATGCCGGTGCTACCTGCTACATGAATTCTGTGATCCAGCAGCTCTACATGATCCCCTCCATCCGGAACGGTATTCTTGCCATTGAAGGCACAGGTAGTGATGTAGATGATGATATGTCTGGGGATGAGAAGCAGGACAATGAg AGCAATGTTGATCCCAGAGATGATGTATTTGGATACCCTCAGCAATTCGAAGACAAGCCAGCATTAAGtaagacagaggacaggaaggagtACAACATCGGTGTCCTCAGACACTTGCAGGTCATCTTTGGCCACTTGGCTGCCTCTCGGCTGCAGTACTATGTGCCCCGAGGATTCTGGAAGCAGTTCAG GCTTTGGGGTGAGCCTGTTAATCTGCGTGAGCAACATGATgctttagaattttttaattctttggtgGATAGTTTAGATGAAGCTTTGAAAGCCTTAGGACATCCCGCTATGCTAAGTAAAGTTTTAGGAGGTTCCTTTGCAGATCAGAAGATTTGCCAAGGCTGCCCACATAG ATACGAGTGTGAAGAATCTTTTACGACTTTGAATGTAGACATCCGAAATCACCAAAATCTTCTTGATTCTTTGGAACAATATGTCAAAGGAGATTTATTAGAAGGTGCAAATGCATATCATTGTGAGAAATGCAATAAAAAG GTTGATACTGTAAAACGCCTGCTAATTAAAAAATTACCTCCTGTTCTTGCTATTCAACTGAAACGATTCGACTATGACTGGGAAAGAGAATGTGCGATCAAGTTCAATGATTATTTTGAGTTTCCTCGAGAGCTGGACATGGAGCCTTACACGGTGGCAGGTGTCGCAAAGCTGGAGGGAGACAATGTGAACCCAGAGAGTCAGCTGATTCAGCAGAACGAGCAGTCCGAGGGCGAGGCGGCGGGCAGCACGAAGTACAGGCTCGTGGGTGTGCTTGTCCACAGCGGCCAGGCGAGTGGCGGCCACTATTACTCTTACATCATTCAGAGGAATGGTGTGGACGGTGAGAGAAATCGCTGGTATAAATTCGATGACGGCGATGTGACAGAGTGTAAAATGGATGACGACGAAGAAATGAAAAACCAGTGTTTCGGGGGAGAGTACATGGGAGAAGTGTTCGATCACATGATGAAGCGCATGTCATACAGGCGCCAGAAAAGGTGGTGGAACGCCTACATACTCTTTTATGAGCGATTGGACACGATAGACCAAGGCGATGAGTTGATACGATACATATCTGAGCTCGCTGTCACCAGCAGACCCCATCAAATCGTCATGCCATCGGCCATCGAGAGAAGTGTGCGCAAACAGAACGTGCAGTTCATGCATAACCGAATGCAGTACAGTTTGGAATATTTTCAGTTCATGAAAAAACTGCTTAcatgtaatggtgtttacttaAATCCTCCTCCCG GGCAAGATCACCTGTTGCCTGAAGCAGAAGAAATCACCATGATTAGTATTCAACTTGCTGCTAGGTTCCTCTTCACCACAGGGTTTCATACGAAGAAAGTAGTCCGTGGCTCGGCCAGTGATTG GTATGATGCACTGTGTATTCTCCTTCGCCACAGCAAGAATGTGCGCTTTTGGTTTGCTCATAACGTCCTTTTTAATGTTTCCAATCGCTTCTCTGAATACCTCCTGGAGTGCCCTAGTGCGGAAGTGAGGGGTGCATTTGCAAAGCTGATTGTTTTCATTGCGCATTTTTCCTTGCAAGATGGGCCATGCCCTTCACCTTTTGCATCTCCTGGACCTTCTAGTCAG GCTTATGACAACCTAAGCCTCAGCGATCACCTGCTGAGAGCGGTGCTGAATCTCCTGAGAAGGGAAGTCTCGGAGCATGGGCGCCATTTGCAGCAGTATTTCAACCTGTTCGTGATGTATGCCAATTTAG GCGTGGCCGAGAAGACACAGCTTCTGAAGCTGAGTGTGCCTGCCACCTTCATGCTTGTGTCTTTGGATGAGGGCCCAGGCCCTCCCATCAAGTACCAGTACGCTGAGTTGGGCAAGCTGTACTCAGTAGTGTCCCAGCTGATCCGCTGCTGCAATGTCTCATCAAGAATGCAGTCCTCAATCAATG GTAATCCTCCTCTTCCCAACCCTTTTGGTGATCCTAATTTATCCCAGCCTATCATGCCAATTCAGCAGAATGTGGCAGACATTTTATTTGTGAGAACAAGTTATGTGAAGAAAATCATTGAGGATTGCAGTAATTCGGAAGAAACCGTCAAATTGCTTCGTTTTTGCTGCTGGGAGAATCCTCAGTTCTCATCTACTGTCCTCAGTGAACTTCTGTGGCAG GTTGCGTATTCCTACACTTACGAGCTGCGGCCCTATTTGGATCTGCTTTTGCAAATCTTGCTGATCGAGGACTCCTGGCAGACTCACAG AATTCATAACGCACTTAAAGGAATCCCAGACGACCGAGATGGGCTGTTTGACACAATCCAGCGCTCTAAGAATCACTATCAAAAGCGAGCGTACCAGTGCATAAAGTGTATGGTGGCTCTCTTTAGCAATTGTCCTGTTGCTTACCAGATTTTGCAG ggCAACGGAGATCTGAAAAGAAAGTGGACCTGGGCAGTGGAGTGGCTTGGAGATGAGCTCGAAAGACGACCATACACTGGCAACCCTCAGTACACGTACAACAACTGGTCGCCTCCGGTGCAAAGCAATGAGACCTCAAATGGTTATTTCTTGGAGAGATCACATAGTGCTAGGATGACCCTTGCAAAAGCTTGTGAACTCTGTCCAGAGGAGGTAAACAAAGCCACCAGTGTGCAGCAGATAGGAATGGAAGAAGCCAAA GAACCAGATGACCAAGATGCGCCGGATGAGCATGAGTCGCCTCCCCCCGAAGATGCCCCGCTGTACCCCCACTCCCCCGGATCTCAGTATCAACAG AACAACCATGTGCACGGACAGCCGTACACCGGCCCCGCGGCGCATCACATGAACAACCCTCAGAGAGCTGGCCAACGAGCACAAGAAAACTACGAAGGCAGCGAAGAAGTGTCCCCGCCTCAGACGAAGGATCAGTGA